From the Orenia metallireducens genome, one window contains:
- a CDS encoding pyridoxal phosphate-dependent aminotransferase, with the protein MRLSARVQGIANSPTLAITAKAKALKEEGREIISLGAGEPDFETPAHVKEAAIKAIEEGFTTYTATVGIQELREAICSSCKAERGLEYTSDQVIVSSGAKSSLFNAIQALVDEGDEVILPAPYWVSYPEQIKFAGGNPVVVETSEDNKFKMTVAEFKAAITDKTKLVIINSPSNPTGAVYTKDELEGIAQIAVEKDIFIISDEIYRKVSYNQDVVSIATLGEEVKERTIIIDGVSKAYAMTGWRIGYAIGPKEVIKAMGRLQSHSTSNANSIAQKASLAAIAGTQEPTHEMVEAFKARRDIITDGINNIKGLKVGRPEGSFYIFVNVKELLGKEIKDDYQLVEMLLEEAGVATVPGSAFGMAGYIRLSYATSEAEINEAIKRIAKFVG; encoded by the coding sequence ATGAGATTATCAGCACGTGTTCAAGGAATTGCAAACTCTCCTACATTAGCAATCACTGCTAAAGCAAAGGCTTTAAAAGAAGAAGGAAGAGAGATTATTAGTTTAGGAGCAGGGGAACCTGACTTTGAAACTCCTGCACATGTGAAAGAGGCTGCTATTAAAGCTATTGAAGAAGGCTTTACTACATATACAGCTACTGTGGGTATTCAAGAGTTGAGGGAGGCAATCTGTAGTAGTTGTAAGGCAGAGAGAGGATTAGAGTATACTAGCGATCAAGTAATTGTTTCTAGTGGGGCAAAAAGTTCATTATTTAATGCTATTCAAGCACTAGTAGATGAGGGTGATGAGGTCATATTACCTGCTCCTTACTGGGTTAGTTATCCTGAACAGATTAAGTTTGCTGGAGGAAACCCTGTAGTAGTAGAGACTTCTGAGGATAATAAATTTAAGATGACTGTCGCAGAATTTAAGGCTGCTATTACTGATAAGACTAAATTAGTGATTATAAATAGTCCATCTAATCCTACAGGGGCTGTCTATACTAAAGATGAGTTAGAAGGGATTGCTCAAATAGCTGTGGAGAAAGATATTTTTATAATCTCTGATGAGATCTATCGGAAGGTAAGTTATAATCAAGATGTAGTCAGTATTGCTACTTTAGGTGAAGAGGTAAAAGAAAGAACTATTATTATTGATGGTGTTTCTAAGGCTTATGCAATGACTGGCTGGAGAATAGGTTACGCTATTGGACCTAAAGAGGTGATTAAAGCTATGGGTAGATTACAAAGCCATAGTACCTCTAATGCCAATTCAATTGCTCAAAAGGCGAGTTTAGCTGCAATTGCTGGAACTCAAGAACCTACTCATGAGATGGTAGAGGCTTTTAAAGCAAGAAGAGATATAATTACTGATGGAATAAATAATATCAAAGGTTTAAAAGTTGGAAGACCAGAAGGCTCATTTTATATCTTTGTAAACGTTAAAGAATTATTAGGAAAAGAGATTAAGGATGACTATCAATTAGTAGAGATGTTACTAGAAGAGGCTGGGGTAGCTACAGTACCAGGTTCAGCCTTTGGGATGGCTGGATATATCAGATTGTCTTATGCGACTAGTGAAGCTGAAATTAATGAAGCGATTAAGAGAATTGCTAAATTTGTAGGGTAA
- a CDS encoding YtrH family sporulation protein produces the protein MERLILVFFVSLGVVLGGSILGSIGATLAKQSPIKVMSQLSQEIKLWAVVTAMGGSFSYLRMIEGGVFEGKIIVIFKQFIILTVAFLGAQLGIWIISVLTGGN, from the coding sequence ATGGAAAGGTTAATCTTAGTCTTTTTTGTATCTTTGGGAGTTGTACTAGGAGGCTCTATACTAGGGAGTATAGGGGCTACCTTAGCAAAGCAATCCCCTATCAAAGTAATGTCACAACTATCACAAGAGATTAAACTATGGGCTGTGGTCACAGCTATGGGAGGAAGCTTCTCCTACTTACGGATGATTGAAGGTGGAGTCTTTGAAGGAAAAATTATCGTAATATTTAAACAATTTATCATTTTGACTGTTGCCTTTCTAGGAGCACAACTAGGTATCTGGATTATCTCTGTCTTAACTGGAGGAAATTAA